From the genome of Gracilibacillus salitolerans, one region includes:
- a CDS encoding UDP-N-acetylglucosamine 1-carboxyvinyltransferase, translating to MQKLLVEGGHLLNGKVRISGAKNSAVALLPAAILADTKVIIEGLPDISDVETLSYLLEEIGGEVERKGHTVHIDPAEMTAMPLPNGRVKKLRASYYFMGAMLGRFKEAVIGLPGGCYLGPRPIDQHIKGFEALGATVTNEQGAIYLRAKELKGARIYLDVISVGATINIMLAAVKAKGRTVIENAAREPEIIDVATLLTSMGAKIKGAGTDVIRIDGVEQLTGCMHTIIPDRIEAGTYTIMAAAQGEKVLIDNVIPQHLEPLLAKLREMGVHIEEGEEQLLIHRGEGLKSVDIKTLVHPGFPTDLQQPFTALLTKAEGTGVVTDTIYQARFKHIDELRRMNAQIKVEGSSAIIQGPTTLEGAKVKASDLRAGASLIVAGLMAKGITEITGLEHIDRGYANLTEKLAELGARVWREEMTEKEIQQFQNS from the coding sequence ATGCAGAAGTTGCTTGTAGAGGGCGGTCATTTATTAAACGGAAAAGTTCGAATTAGTGGTGCGAAGAATAGTGCGGTAGCATTATTACCAGCAGCTATATTAGCGGATACAAAAGTGATTATTGAAGGTTTACCAGATATCTCGGATGTAGAAACACTAAGCTATCTATTGGAGGAAATAGGCGGTGAGGTAGAGCGCAAAGGACATACAGTACATATTGATCCTGCAGAGATGACAGCTATGCCACTGCCGAATGGACGAGTCAAAAAATTGAGAGCATCTTATTATTTTATGGGTGCTATGCTGGGACGTTTTAAAGAAGCGGTAATCGGTTTGCCTGGTGGCTGTTATTTGGGGCCGAGACCAATCGATCAGCATATCAAAGGCTTTGAGGCCCTTGGTGCAACTGTTACGAATGAACAAGGAGCAATTTATTTACGAGCAAAAGAACTAAAAGGTGCCCGGATTTATCTTGATGTTATCAGTGTCGGTGCAACCATCAATATTATGCTTGCAGCTGTGAAAGCAAAAGGACGTACGGTTATTGAAAACGCAGCGCGAGAGCCGGAAATTATCGATGTAGCCACCTTACTAACTAGTATGGGTGCGAAAATTAAAGGTGCAGGAACGGACGTTATTCGTATTGATGGTGTAGAGCAGTTAACTGGATGCATGCATACAATTATTCCCGATCGTATTGAAGCGGGTACCTATACGATAATGGCCGCTGCTCAGGGAGAAAAGGTATTAATTGATAACGTTATTCCCCAACACCTTGAACCACTCTTGGCCAAATTAAGAGAAATGGGTGTACATATTGAAGAAGGGGAAGAGCAATTGCTCATCCATAGAGGAGAAGGACTTAAAAGTGTTGATATCAAAACCCTTGTACATCCTGGTTTTCCGACGGATTTGCAGCAACCTTTTACAGCATTATTAACAAAAGCAGAAGGTACAGGGGTTGTCACAGATACCATTTACCAAGCGCGGTTTAAACATATCGATGAACTCCGAAGAATGAATGCTCAAATTAAAGTAGAAGGAAGTTCTGCCATTATCCAAGGCCCCACCACATTGGAAGGGGCAAAAGTAAAAGCAAGTGATTTGCGAGCGGGTGCTTCGCTTATTGTTGCAGGTCTGATGGCGAAGGGCATAACAGAAATTACAGGATTAGAGCATATTGATAGAGGTTATGCGAACCTAACCGAAAAATTAGCAGAACTCGGTGCACGAGTTTGGCGGGAAGAAATGACAGAAAAAGAGATACAACAATTTCAAAATTCCTAA
- the fba gene encoding class II fructose-1,6-bisphosphate aldolase, with translation MPLVSMKEMLETANKNRYAVGQFNLNNLEYVQAILQAAEEEKSPVILGVSEGAGKYMGGFNVVVAMVEATMEAQGTTVPVAIHLDHGSSFESCAKAIHAGFTSVMIDASHDPFEENIEKTSKVVELAHFHGVSVEAELGTVGGNEDGVQGGIMYADTNECKELVERTGIDCLAPALGSVHGPYQGEPNLGFKEMEEINTVAGIPLVLHGGTGIPIKDIQKAISYGTSKINVNTENQIQQTKVVREVLEANPEMIDPRKYLGPGRDAIKDTVIGKMREFGSSGKA, from the coding sequence ATGCCATTAGTTTCAATGAAAGAAATGCTTGAAACAGCCAATAAAAATCGTTATGCTGTAGGTCAATTTAATCTTAATAACCTAGAGTATGTACAAGCTATTCTTCAAGCAGCAGAAGAAGAAAAGTCACCAGTAATTCTTGGTGTATCTGAAGGCGCAGGGAAATACATGGGTGGGTTCAACGTAGTAGTAGCAATGGTAGAAGCGACAATGGAAGCACAAGGTACAACAGTGCCTGTAGCTATTCACTTAGATCACGGTTCAAGCTTTGAGTCTTGTGCAAAAGCAATTCATGCAGGTTTCACTTCTGTTATGATTGACGCTTCACATGATCCATTTGAGGAAAACATAGAAAAAACTTCTAAAGTAGTAGAACTTGCACACTTCCATGGTGTGTCTGTTGAAGCAGAACTTGGTACCGTTGGAGGTAATGAAGACGGTGTACAAGGTGGTATTATGTACGCAGATACTAACGAATGTAAAGAGCTAGTGGAACGTACTGGAATTGACTGTCTTGCACCAGCGTTAGGTTCTGTACACGGTCCTTATCAAGGGGAACCAAACTTAGGATTCAAAGAAATGGAAGAAATCAATACAGTAGCTGGTATTCCATTAGTACTTCACGGTGGAACTGGTATTCCGATTAAAGATATCCAAAAAGCAATTTCTTATGGTACATCTAAAATCAATGTAAATACAGAAAACCAAATCCAACAAACAAAAGTAGTTCGTGAAGTATTAGAAGCGAACCCAGAAATGATCGATCCACGTAAATACTTAGGACCAGGTCGTGACGCGATTAAAGATACAGTAATCGGAAAAATGCGCGAATTCGGTTCTTCAGGTAAAGCATAA
- a CDS encoding response regulator, with protein sequence MDKTVLVVDDQIGIRLLLEEVIQQEGYKVELALNGKEALDKITTNKPDLIMLDYKLPIIDGPTLVKELEKDNLIIPTIMMSGLPEKAEDDVQNLKSVKKTIGKPFQLNDIRQLVKNILE encoded by the coding sequence ATGGACAAAACAGTATTAGTAGTTGATGATCAAATTGGTATTCGACTGTTACTAGAAGAAGTCATTCAGCAAGAGGGGTATAAAGTAGAGTTAGCTTTGAATGGAAAAGAAGCATTAGACAAAATTACGACTAATAAGCCTGATCTAATCATGTTAGATTATAAGTTACCAATAATTGATGGACCTACTTTAGTTAAAGAATTGGAAAAGGATAATCTTATTATCCCAACTATTATGATGAGTGGTTTGCCAGAAAAAGCAGAAGATGATGTACAAAATTTAAAATCTGTTAAGAAAACAATCGGGAAACCATTTCAATTAAATGACATTAGACAATTGGTGAAGAATATTTTGGAATAG
- a CDS encoding CTP synthase, which translates to MTKYIFVTGGVVSSIGKGITAASLGRLLKNRGLKVTIQKFDPYINVDPGTMSPYQHGEVFVTDDGAETDLDLGHYERFIDINLNQYSNITTGKIYSTVIKKERRGDYLGGTVQVIPHITNEIKDKVFQAGKQTNADIVITEIGGTVGDIESLPFIEAIRQIKSDIGKENVMYIHCTLVPYIKAAGELKTKPTQHSVKELRSLGIQPDVIVLRTEHEISQEMKEKIALFCDINEKAVVESGDADTLYHIPLAMQEQKLDQLTCDHFGLDCGQADMTEWNQLVERVLNLSKKIRIGLVGKYVELPDAYISVVEALKHAGFAHDADVDVKWINAEEVCADNVAAELADVDGLLVPGGFGDRGIEGKIESIRFARENKLPFLGICLGMQLATVEFARNVLGLDNANSAEIDPNTPHPIIDLLPEQKDISDLGGTLRLGLYPCRLKEGTKTKDAYNHEDVVYERHRHRFEFNNQYRDQMEENGFVFSGTSPDEKLVETIELSDHPWFVASQFHPEFKSRPTRPQQLFKGFINAAVNK; encoded by the coding sequence GTGACGAAATATATCTTTGTAACTGGCGGTGTTGTTTCTTCCATTGGAAAAGGAATCACAGCAGCATCTCTAGGTCGACTTTTAAAAAACAGAGGACTAAAAGTAACCATTCAAAAGTTCGACCCCTACATCAATGTCGATCCGGGAACCATGAGTCCTTATCAACATGGTGAAGTTTTCGTAACAGATGACGGTGCTGAAACGGATCTGGATCTAGGTCACTATGAGCGATTTATCGACATCAACCTAAATCAATATAGTAACATTACAACAGGTAAAATCTACTCAACCGTTATCAAAAAAGAGCGTCGTGGTGATTATTTAGGTGGAACCGTCCAAGTAATTCCACATATCACGAACGAAATTAAAGATAAAGTATTCCAAGCTGGGAAGCAAACAAATGCAGATATCGTCATTACCGAAATTGGTGGTACTGTCGGTGATATTGAATCATTACCATTTATCGAAGCAATCCGTCAAATTAAAAGTGATATCGGCAAAGAAAATGTCATGTATATCCACTGTACGTTAGTTCCTTATATTAAAGCAGCAGGTGAATTAAAGACAAAGCCGACCCAACACAGTGTGAAAGAATTGCGCTCATTAGGTATTCAGCCTGATGTTATTGTATTACGTACAGAGCATGAAATCAGTCAGGAAATGAAAGAAAAAATCGCATTATTCTGTGATATCAATGAAAAGGCAGTTGTCGAATCAGGTGATGCTGATACCCTTTATCATATCCCGTTAGCAATGCAGGAGCAAAAACTGGATCAACTAACATGTGATCACTTTGGCTTAGACTGCGGACAGGCAGATATGACGGAATGGAATCAATTAGTAGAAAGAGTACTAAATCTTTCGAAAAAAATCAGAATAGGACTTGTAGGTAAATATGTGGAATTACCAGATGCATATATTTCCGTTGTGGAAGCATTAAAACATGCAGGATTTGCGCATGATGCAGATGTCGACGTGAAATGGATCAATGCAGAAGAAGTATGCGCTGATAATGTGGCAGCTGAATTAGCAGACGTTGATGGATTATTAGTACCAGGTGGCTTTGGTGATCGTGGTATTGAAGGTAAAATTGAATCAATCCGTTTTGCGCGCGAAAACAAATTACCTTTCTTAGGTATTTGCTTAGGTATGCAGCTTGCAACGGTTGAATTCGCACGTAATGTATTAGGATTAGATAATGCAAATTCAGCAGAAATTGATCCAAATACACCACATCCGATTATCGACCTTTTACCAGAGCAGAAAGATATTTCTGACCTTGGTGGAACGTTACGTTTAGGCTTATATCCGTGCCGTTTAAAAGAAGGAACGAAAACAAAAGATGCCTATAACCATGAAGATGTTGTATATGAACGACACCGTCATCGTTTTGAGTTTAATAATCAATATAGAGATCAAATGGAAGAAAACGGATTTGTGTTCTCAGGGACAAGCCCAGACGAAAAACTTGTGGAAACAATCGAACTAAGCGACCACCCATGGTTCGTCGCATCGCAATTCCACCCAGAGTTCAAATCCAGACCAACACGACCACAACAACTATTTAAAGGCTTTATCAACGCAGCCGTAAACAAATAA
- the tkt gene encoding transketolase, whose protein sequence is MASTIDIDQLTINTIRMLSIDMIEKANSGHPGLPMGAAPMAHVLWSKQLKHNPENPNWFNRDRFILSAGHGSALLYSLLHLYGYGLSLAELKNFRQWGSKTPGHPEYGHTLGVEATTGPLGQGISMATGMAMAERFLAEKYNKQSYSVIDHFTYCLCSDGDLMEGVSQESASLAGHLKLGKLIVFYDSNDISLDGDLDRSFSENVGARYKAYNWQVLNVEDGNDLEEINEAILLAKQNRRKPTLIEVKTTIGFGSPNKGGTSQAHGVPLGKSEMKLVKENYDWKYNDPFTIPNEVKEFYQQQKEEAREKEEEWNRLWEAYQTAYPVLANELKNAMNGQLPENWNKPLPSFFYSDVISTRDASGKVLNEIAQQIPYFIGGSADLSGSNKTKINNEQDFSANSYTGRNIWFGVREFAMGAALNGMALHGGVNVYGGTFFVFSDYFRSAIRTSALMKVPVTYVLTHDSIAVGEDGPTHEPVEHLASFRAMPNLSVIRPADGNEVRAAWKLAIESTDGPHALVLTRQKLPTLTKSWEQAEEGVCKGAYIISEQESPDGILLATGSEVSLAIMVQKALAKDNIYASVLSMPSWDRFEQQPEEYKKEVLPDHLRVRLAVEMGSSLGWHKYVGDNGDVVSIEEFGASGEGEIVVKEYGFTVENIVDRFKAIMK, encoded by the coding sequence ATGGCGTCGACTATTGATATCGATCAACTTACGATTAATACAATCAGAATGCTTTCGATTGATATGATAGAAAAAGCAAATTCTGGCCATCCTGGTTTGCCGATGGGAGCAGCACCAATGGCACATGTTTTATGGTCTAAGCAGTTAAAACACAATCCAGAAAATCCAAATTGGTTCAATCGTGACCGATTTATCCTATCTGCAGGACATGGATCTGCTTTGCTTTATAGCTTGTTACACCTTTACGGGTATGGCCTTTCCTTAGCTGAACTTAAAAATTTCAGGCAATGGGGAAGTAAAACTCCAGGACATCCGGAATATGGGCACACTTTAGGTGTGGAGGCTACAACAGGTCCACTGGGTCAAGGAATATCTATGGCAACTGGAATGGCTATGGCTGAAAGATTCCTTGCTGAGAAATATAACAAACAAAGCTATTCGGTCATTGATCATTTTACGTATTGTCTATGTAGTGATGGAGACTTGATGGAAGGTGTTTCACAGGAATCCGCTTCTTTAGCAGGACACTTAAAACTAGGGAAATTAATTGTATTTTATGATTCAAATGATATTTCGTTGGATGGTGATTTAGACCGCTCTTTTTCGGAAAATGTAGGAGCCAGGTATAAAGCATATAATTGGCAAGTATTAAATGTGGAAGATGGTAATGATCTAGAAGAAATAAACGAAGCAATATTATTAGCCAAACAAAATAGAAGAAAACCAACATTAATTGAAGTCAAAACAACAATAGGGTTTGGTTCTCCAAACAAAGGTGGTACTTCACAAGCACATGGTGTCCCGTTAGGAAAAAGTGAAATGAAATTGGTTAAAGAAAACTATGATTGGAAGTATAATGATCCTTTTACAATACCAAATGAAGTAAAAGAATTTTACCAACAACAGAAAGAAGAAGCACGAGAAAAAGAGGAAGAGTGGAACAGATTATGGGAAGCCTATCAGACAGCTTATCCAGTATTAGCTAATGAACTAAAAAATGCAATGAATGGTCAACTTCCGGAGAATTGGAATAAGCCCCTGCCATCATTCTTCTATTCTGATGTTATTTCAACTAGAGATGCATCTGGCAAAGTACTAAATGAAATTGCTCAACAAATACCATATTTTATTGGGGGTTCTGCCGATTTATCCGGATCAAATAAAACTAAAATAAATAATGAACAAGATTTTTCAGCAAATAGTTATACTGGTCGTAACATTTGGTTTGGTGTTAGAGAGTTTGCGATGGGGGCTGCATTAAATGGGATGGCTTTGCATGGTGGAGTAAATGTGTATGGTGGTACATTCTTTGTATTCTCGGACTATTTTCGTTCAGCGATAAGAACTTCTGCCTTAATGAAAGTGCCTGTTACTTATGTATTGACCCATGATAGTATCGCAGTGGGGGAAGATGGACCGACACATGAACCTGTAGAACACTTAGCTTCTTTCAGAGCTATGCCAAATCTATCGGTTATCCGCCCTGCAGATGGAAATGAAGTGAGAGCAGCATGGAAATTAGCAATAGAAAGTACTGATGGACCACATGCATTAGTATTAACTAGACAAAAGCTGCCAACTTTAACGAAATCATGGGAACAAGCGGAAGAAGGAGTATGTAAAGGGGCATATATAATTTCTGAACAGGAATCACCTGATGGGATATTGTTAGCAACAGGTTCAGAAGTTTCTTTAGCAATCATGGTGCAAAAAGCTCTTGCCAAAGATAATATTTATGCTTCCGTCCTCAGTATGCCTTCTTGGGATCGATTCGAACAACAACCTGAAGAGTATAAGAAAGAAGTTTTACCTGATCATTTAAGGGTACGATTAGCAGTTGAAATGGGCTCTTCTTTAGGTTGGCATAAATATGTTGGAGATAATGGAGATGTGGTAAGTATTGAAGAATTTGGCGCTTCAGGAGAAGGTGAAATAGTAGTAAAAGAGTACGGATTTACTGTAGAAAATATAGTCGATCGATTTAAGGCAATCATGAAATAA
- the fsa gene encoding fructose-6-phosphate aldolase: MKFFLDTANIEEIKRVNELGLVDGITTNPSIIAKEGRDFEEVIKEICGLVDGPVSAEVIGLETEDMLKEAREIAKWSPNVVVKIPMTEAGLRAVNKLSEEGIKTNVTLIFSAAQGLMASKAGATYISPFVGRIDDIGTEGIALVKELKTILTEYKYETEIITASVRNINHLQDAAVAGADIATIPGSLFPKLWTHPLTDIGIKKFLADWENVPK, translated from the coding sequence ATGAAATTTTTTCTTGATACTGCAAATATAGAAGAGATAAAAAGAGTAAATGAGTTGGGACTTGTGGATGGTATCACTACTAATCCATCTATTATTGCAAAAGAAGGTAGAGATTTTGAAGAAGTAATAAAAGAAATATGTGGTCTTGTAGATGGGCCGGTCAGTGCTGAAGTTATTGGGTTAGAAACGGAGGATATGTTGAAAGAAGCAAGGGAAATTGCAAAATGGTCTCCTAATGTAGTAGTTAAAATTCCGATGACAGAAGCAGGTTTGCGTGCAGTGAACAAGTTATCTGAGGAGGGAATCAAAACAAATGTTACTTTAATATTTTCTGCAGCTCAGGGTTTAATGGCATCAAAAGCTGGCGCGACATATATCAGTCCGTTTGTCGGAAGGATAGATGATATTGGAACAGAAGGGATTGCTTTAGTGAAAGAATTAAAAACAATATTAACGGAATACAAATATGAAACAGAAATTATAACTGCTAGTGTTCGTAATATCAACCATTTACAAGATGCTGCTGTTGCTGGTGCAGATATTGCAACAATTCCAGGTTCTTTATTCCCTAAGCTATGGACCCATCCATTAACAGATATAGGTATTAAGAAGTTTTTAGCTGATTGGGAAAATGTTCCTAAATAA
- the glpX gene encoding class II fructose-bisphosphatase, translating to MKNLTFDFLKVTEQAAIASYPWVGSGDKLKADGAATNAMRDTLNQINFNGRIVIGEGELDDAPMLYIGEQVGTGFGTKVDIAVDPIEGTTSTVNGQDNAFTVIAAAPRGALLHAPDMYMEKLVVGAKAKDKVDINASLTENVHTVAKANGKNINDVKVLIQKRERHNKWIEEIRNIGAKVHLFDEGDITYAVATCIKDQEIDLFYGIGGAPEGVVAAVAVKCLNGDMQARLLPRSRKEYDRCVEMGLEYPEIALRLSDLVKSEECVFTATGITENILLDGIKTDAESNYTTHSLILNGESKQLRYVKCKHPNPHVA from the coding sequence TTGAAAAATTTAACATTTGATTTTCTGAAGGTGACGGAACAGGCTGCTATAGCTTCTTATCCTTGGGTAGGAAGCGGAGATAAATTAAAAGCGGATGGAGCTGCAACAAATGCAATGCGAGATACACTGAATCAAATTAATTTTAATGGCAGAATTGTTATAGGCGAAGGTGAACTAGATGATGCTCCCATGTTGTATATCGGAGAACAAGTAGGTACTGGCTTCGGAACCAAAGTGGATATTGCTGTTGACCCTATTGAAGGTACCACTTCAACCGTAAATGGTCAGGATAATGCGTTTACTGTAATTGCCGCAGCACCGAGGGGGGCATTGTTGCATGCGCCGGATATGTATATGGAGAAGTTAGTGGTAGGTGCAAAAGCGAAAGATAAAGTAGATATTAACGCCTCATTAACTGAAAATGTTCATACGGTGGCAAAAGCAAATGGTAAAAATATAAACGATGTTAAAGTATTAATTCAAAAAAGAGAACGTCATAATAAATGGATTGAAGAAATAAGAAATATTGGCGCCAAGGTCCATTTGTTTGATGAAGGAGATATCACGTATGCTGTTGCTACTTGTATAAAAGATCAAGAAATAGATTTATTCTATGGAATTGGCGGTGCTCCAGAAGGTGTAGTAGCTGCTGTTGCAGTGAAATGTTTAAATGGCGATATGCAGGCCCGGTTATTACCGCGATCGAGAAAAGAATACGATAGATGTGTTGAAATGGGACTAGAATATCCCGAAATTGCCTTAAGGCTTTCCGATTTAGTGAAATCAGAAGAATGTGTATTTACTGCAACGGGTATTACAGAAAATATTTTGCTTGATGGTATTAAAACGGACGCTGAATCAAATTATACTACGCACTCTTTAATTTTAAATGGTGAAAGTAAACAGTTAAGATATGTGAAATGCAAACACCCTAATCCACACGTAGCTTGA
- the rpiB gene encoding ribose 5-phosphate isomerase B, with the protein MKIAVGSDHNGFDLKEEIKKYLDSEKYEFIDYGCYSCDAVDYPDVAFQVAEDVSENKVDRGILICGTGIGVAIAACKYPGIRAALCHDTYSAERAQLSNNAQILTMGAQIIGPEVGKKVVAAYLNSFWGGGSERKVNKITNRENEFIAKSSK; encoded by the coding sequence ATGAAAATAGCGGTTGGTAGTGATCATAATGGATTCGATTTGAAAGAAGAAATTAAAAAGTATTTAGATAGTGAAAAATATGAATTTATAGACTATGGATGTTATTCATGTGACGCGGTTGATTATCCAGATGTAGCTTTTCAAGTTGCTGAAGATGTAAGTGAAAATAAAGTGGATCGAGGTATTTTAATTTGCGGCACGGGTATTGGGGTGGCCATTGCTGCTTGTAAATACCCTGGTATCCGAGCTGCGCTTTGCCATGATACTTACTCTGCTGAAAGAGCTCAGCTAAGTAATAACGCGCAGATTTTGACAATGGGTGCGCAAATCATAGGGCCGGAGGTTGGTAAAAAAGTTGTAGCAGCATATCTAAATTCGTTTTGGGGTGGGGGATCAGAGAGAAAAGTAAACAAAATTACAAATAGAGAAAATGAGTTTATTGCCAAATCTTCAAAATAA
- a CDS encoding DeoR/GlpR family DNA-binding transcription regulator has translation MFATERRNAILEILQDKKRVTVKDLSKILNVSEATLRSDLSNMEKKGLLTRTHGGAVLDSPINAENTFSAREKKNKESKIAIAKTAMTFINDKDCILLDASTTALEIARLLKDQNIRLTVLTNGISAAIEMRDNPAITVILLGGMLRNGSMALEGPFGTSILNQIHVDTMFTSARGFTIEEGLTDFSVYEVELKKALISKVEKVVAIIDHSKIGDNSIASFANIQDIDVFISDQDIDDTLKETFHNNGIDFIA, from the coding sequence ATGTTTGCTACTGAACGAAGAAATGCTATCCTAGAGATTTTACAAGATAAAAAAAGAGTCACTGTAAAAGATCTATCTAAAATATTAAACGTATCAGAAGCCACCTTGAGAAGTGACCTGTCAAATATGGAAAAGAAAGGGTTACTCACAAGAACACATGGTGGTGCTGTTCTTGATTCTCCTATAAATGCAGAAAATACATTTTCTGCTCGAGAAAAGAAAAATAAAGAAAGTAAAATTGCCATAGCAAAAACAGCAATGACTTTCATCAATGATAAGGACTGTATCCTTTTGGACGCTAGCACAACTGCATTGGAAATTGCCCGTTTATTAAAAGACCAAAATATTCGTCTGACGGTACTAACAAACGGGATTTCAGCGGCTATCGAAATGCGGGATAACCCTGCAATCACAGTGATTCTTTTAGGGGGGATGCTAAGAAATGGATCTATGGCATTAGAAGGTCCTTTTGGAACTAGTATCTTAAACCAGATTCACGTCGATACTATGTTTACATCCGCTAGAGGGTTCACTATAGAGGAAGGATTAACAGATTTCAGTGTATACGAAGTGGAATTAAAAAAGGCGTTAATTAGTAAAGTTGAAAAAGTTGTCGCTATAATAGATCATTCGAAAATTGGGGATAACTCCATTGCATCCTTCGCCAATATACAAGATATTGATGTCTTTATTTCTGACCAGGATATCGACGACACACTTAAGGAAACTTTCCATAATAACGGTATCGATTTTATTGCTTAA
- the dhaL gene encoding dihydroxyacetone kinase subunit DhaL: MTYTTDQYKQYLYDVIEMIENEKDYLSDLDRKLGDGDHGVTMSIGWQAVKKKLDKELKDETDGGEINKVVAKTFLNAVGSSVGPLYATGFLRGSKILKGKSELEDQDLFDFWIAFGEGIKERGQAEVGDKTMIDSIDPLVQSLRAQKNTQSFLQAMDKALKEAERGMLSTKDMVSNKGRSSRLGNRSKGFQDPGATSAYAIMKCFQKSLSGVK; this comes from the coding sequence ATGACATATACAACAGATCAGTATAAACAATACTTATACGATGTTATTGAGATGATCGAAAACGAAAAAGATTATCTGTCTGATTTGGATCGAAAACTAGGTGATGGTGATCATGGTGTAACGATGTCAATTGGTTGGCAGGCTGTAAAGAAAAAGTTAGATAAAGAATTAAAAGATGAAACAGATGGAGGAGAAATCAATAAAGTAGTGGCGAAAACTTTTCTCAATGCTGTTGGTTCTTCTGTGGGTCCGCTTTATGCCACCGGATTTTTGAGGGGCAGCAAAATTTTAAAGGGTAAATCAGAACTTGAGGATCAAGACTTATTTGACTTCTGGATCGCCTTTGGTGAGGGTATTAAAGAACGCGGTCAAGCAGAAGTTGGTGATAAGACGATGATTGATTCTATTGACCCATTAGTACAATCTTTGAGGGCTCAAAAAAATACTCAGTCTTTTTTACAAGCAATGGATAAAGCATTGAAAGAAGCTGAAAGGGGAATGCTGTCTACGAAAGATATGGTATCTAATAAAGGGAGATCGAGTAGGTTAGGGAATCGCTCGAAAGGATTCCAAGATCCAGGGGCTACATCTGCCTATGCAATTATGAAATGCTTTCAGAAAAGTCTTTCTGGTGTAAAATAA
- a CDS encoding dihydroxyacetone kinase subunit DhaK: MKKLINNPNDVVDEMIDGYVKAHPKQVRRLKENKRSIVIASQTRANKVGVLIGGGSGHEPAFMGYVGKGMADGVAVGNIFASPPPAPIVEATKAIDKGNGVVYIYGNYAGDIMNFGMAAELAELEEDIDVELVVVNDDVASAPNNEKEKRRGIAGEFFVTKASGAAAEMGYSLKEVAEVARKTNDVTRTMGVGLSPCYLPQTNEPSFILEDNEMEIGLGHHGEPGVEKGELQEADKVADRLVQDILNDITISKGDKVAVLINGLGSTTKMELYIIFRRVEQILTEKGIGIYRSFVGNYSTSLEMGGCSVTFTKLDDELMKLIDAEADCPMYAQL, from the coding sequence ATGAAAAAGTTAATAAATAATCCAAACGATGTAGTTGATGAAATGATTGATGGTTATGTGAAGGCACATCCAAAACAAGTACGACGATTAAAAGAAAATAAGCGTTCGATTGTTATTGCAAGTCAAACTCGTGCAAATAAGGTAGGTGTGCTAATAGGAGGAGGTTCAGGTCATGAACCAGCTTTTATGGGGTATGTAGGTAAAGGTATGGCAGATGGTGTAGCTGTAGGGAATATTTTTGCTTCCCCACCACCGGCTCCAATTGTAGAAGCAACCAAAGCAATAGATAAAGGGAATGGTGTTGTATATATCTACGGGAACTACGCTGGTGATATTATGAATTTTGGAATGGCTGCAGAACTAGCAGAGTTAGAAGAAGATATTGATGTAGAGCTTGTTGTAGTAAATGATGATGTAGCCTCTGCTCCAAATAATGAAAAGGAAAAAAGACGAGGTATCGCAGGGGAATTCTTCGTTACGAAGGCTTCCGGCGCTGCAGCGGAAATGGGATACAGCTTAAAAGAGGTAGCGGAAGTAGCAAGAAAGACAAACGATGTTACGCGAACAATGGGGGTAGGTTTGAGTCCATGTTATTTACCGCAAACAAATGAACCTAGTTTTATATTAGAAGATAATGAAATGGAAATTGGCCTGGGTCACCATGGTGAACCTGGTGTGGAAAAAGGTGAATTACAAGAAGCCGATAAAGTAGCAGACAGGTTAGTCCAAGATATATTAAATGATATTACTATTTCAAAAGGTGATAAAGTTGCTGTACTTATAAATGGACTTGGTTCCACTACTAAAATGGAATTATACATCATATTTAGAAGAGTTGAACAAATCCTGACAGAAAAAGGTATTGGAATTTATCGTTCCTTTGTAGGAAATTACAGTACGTCATTAGAGATGGGAGGCTGTTCTGTTACCTTCACAAAGTTGGATGATGAATTAATGAAGTTGATTGATGCAGAAGCAGATTGCCCAATGTATGCACAATTATAA